The Peribacillus sp. FSL E2-0218 genome contains a region encoding:
- a CDS encoding phenylalanine--tRNA ligase beta subunit-related protein, whose translation MEINISADLSNKIPGFKVGIITYDNIEVGPSPQMVKGRLQLFQEALFFDLEEKELSDFSGIKEWRAIFKATGTNPSRYRPSVEALYRRVKKQNYLAPIHSAIDLNTFFSLLYEVPIGIYDADKLAGKISIKIGESADGYVDLNGRLNSLDNMIASADHEGPFGSPYVDSERTKVTEETKRALQIIYLQPKTPIEEARQLTKSLMDMFLEIHGGEGTYSIIEG comes from the coding sequence TTGGAAATTAACATATCCGCTGATCTGAGCAATAAAATCCCTGGATTCAAAGTAGGGATCATCACATATGACAATATCGAAGTAGGCCCCTCGCCACAAATGGTGAAAGGGAGACTGCAATTATTTCAGGAGGCTCTCTTCTTCGACCTTGAAGAAAAGGAATTGAGCGATTTTTCCGGCATTAAAGAGTGGCGAGCGATTTTCAAGGCGACAGGAACAAACCCATCACGTTATCGCCCTTCCGTGGAAGCCCTATATCGCCGCGTCAAAAAACAGAATTACTTGGCGCCCATCCATTCGGCTATCGATTTAAATACCTTTTTCTCCCTTTTATATGAGGTGCCGATCGGTATTTATGATGCGGATAAATTGGCGGGAAAAATCTCGATTAAAATCGGCGAGAGTGCCGATGGCTATGTCGATTTGAACGGCCGCTTGAATTCACTGGATAATATGATCGCTTCAGCCGATCATGAAGGTCCATTCGGCAGTCCTTACGTTGATTCAGAGCGAACGAAAGTCACCGAGGAAACGAAAAGAGCCCTCCAAATCATTTATTTACAACCTAAGACACCAATCGAGGAAGCCCGTCAACTAACGAAATCGCTGATGGACATGTTCCTTGAAATACATGGCGGTGAAGGAACTTACTCGATTATAGAAGGATAG
- a CDS encoding TetR/AcrR family transcriptional regulator C-terminal domain-containing protein, with protein MSDQKTDRRIIRTKRMIRDALTHLMEEKGFERITVRDLTEKADINRGTFYLHYQDKYDLLKKSEDEIIQEMKEFFKELKPKMLVDSQLLNDPIPLVKLFEYIKENAQFMKLILGPKGDPAFQVRIKQFMRTNFLEKAMKNLNHESLLVPIEHLMAYVTSAHLGVIQYWLENGMQQPPQEMASTLIKISYYGPVYVAGLKEELKPQIDGGSGEAT; from the coding sequence ATGTCTGATCAAAAAACGGATAGACGCATAATCCGGACAAAAAGAATGATACGAGACGCCCTCACACATTTAATGGAAGAAAAGGGATTTGAACGAATTACGGTCAGAGATCTAACGGAAAAGGCCGATATTAATCGCGGGACTTTTTATTTACACTACCAGGATAAATACGATCTATTGAAAAAGAGCGAAGACGAAATCATTCAAGAAATGAAAGAATTTTTCAAAGAATTAAAACCAAAAATGCTCGTTGATTCCCAATTACTGAACGATCCGATACCTTTAGTGAAGTTATTTGAGTATATAAAAGAAAATGCCCAATTCATGAAATTAATTTTAGGTCCAAAAGGAGATCCTGCCTTTCAAGTGAGAATAAAACAATTTATGAGAACCAACTTTCTTGAAAAAGCGATGAAAAACCTGAATCATGAGTCACTCTTAGTTCCCATTGAGCACCTGATGGCGTATGTCACTTCTGCCCATCTTGGTGTCATTCAATACTGGTTGGAAAACGGCATGCAGCAGCCCCCTCAAGAAATGGCCTCAACACTAATAAAGATATCGTACTATGGTCCGGTATATGTGGCTGGTCTTAAGGAGGAATTAAAACCTCAGATTGACGGCGGCAGTGGCGAAGCAACTTAA
- a CDS encoding YbjN domain-containing protein, with the protein MSNVAEFRDFLTSEKIYMNELNEDGTTFFRAEQKLKDGWKVLLVFAFNQDENVADLFCFNVAELKNPDKKQAVHTLLNEYNANFRYSKLYEENGTISIRYSYSIEGEFIPDLAFRKLIMLLETAQQVYPRLMEVIWS; encoded by the coding sequence ATGTCAAACGTTGCTGAATTTCGTGATTTTTTAACTAGTGAGAAAATCTATATGAATGAACTGAATGAAGATGGCACGACCTTTTTTAGAGCGGAGCAAAAGTTAAAGGATGGCTGGAAGGTCCTGCTAGTATTTGCCTTCAATCAAGATGAAAATGTGGCCGACTTATTTTGCTTTAATGTCGCCGAGTTGAAAAATCCCGATAAGAAGCAGGCTGTACATACTTTGTTAAATGAATATAATGCGAACTTCAGGTATTCAAAGCTGTATGAAGAAAACGGGACCATTTCCATCCGTTATTCATACTCGATCGAAGGTGAGTTCATCCCGGATCTTGCGTTCAGGAAGTTAATCATGCTATTGGAAACGGCGCAGCAGGTTTACCCGCGGCTAATGGAAGTGATTTGGTCTTAA
- a CDS encoding permease, with amino-acid sequence MNVQALLQMNTIFISILIESLPFILLGVLISGIIQIFVSEEMIAKIIPKNPILSVLSAIGAGIFFLACECGIVPITRRLIAKGVPLSAAIAFMLSAPILNPIVLFSTYIAFGNDWSMVFYRGGTALLVVLLIAFIISFQFKTNQLKTEHIVHTHQHSLTVKGKITGMFKHSIEEFFSVGKYLIIGALLAAAIQTFLKTSVLLDIGHGNLSGNVVMMALSYVMSLCSQADAFVASSFRSTFSPSSLVAFLVFGAMFDIKNTIMLLGTFKTKFVLCLLAYIFIGVLGLTLLFIS; translated from the coding sequence ATGAACGTTCAGGCCCTTTTGCAAATGAATACGATATTTATTAGCATCCTAATTGAATCCCTTCCCTTCATTCTATTGGGGGTCCTTATCTCTGGAATCATTCAAATCTTTGTGTCGGAAGAGATGATTGCAAAGATCATACCGAAGAATCCGATTTTATCTGTTTTATCCGCAATAGGAGCAGGGATTTTCTTTCTTGCATGCGAGTGTGGGATCGTCCCGATTACCCGCCGCTTGATTGCTAAAGGCGTTCCTCTTTCAGCAGCGATCGCCTTTATGCTTTCTGCACCTATATTGAATCCGATTGTTCTGTTTTCAACCTATATCGCATTTGGAAATGATTGGAGCATGGTTTTCTATCGTGGCGGCACTGCACTATTGGTTGTGCTACTCATTGCTTTCATCATTTCTTTCCAATTCAAGACCAATCAGCTAAAAACTGAACACATCGTGCATACACATCAGCATTCCCTTACTGTCAAAGGCAAGATTACAGGAATGTTCAAGCATTCGATCGAAGAGTTCTTCTCTGTAGGAAAGTATTTAATCATCGGTGCACTCTTGGCCGCTGCCATACAGACCTTTCTGAAAACATCCGTATTGCTTGATATCGGTCATGGAAATCTATCCGGGAATGTGGTCATGATGGCTTTGTCTTATGTGATGTCCCTCTGTTCTCAAGCAGACGCTTTTGTGGCAAGTTCTTTTAGAAGTACCTTCTCCCCTTCTTCTCTTGTTGCTTTTCTTGTGTTCGGGGCCATGTTCGATATTAAAAATACCATCATGCTTTTAGGTACCTTCAAAACAAAGTTCGTTTTATGTTTGTTGGCTTATATTTTCATCGGGGTACTAGGTTTAACCTTATTGTTTATTTCTTAA
- the trmL gene encoding tRNA (uridine(34)/cytosine(34)/5-carboxymethylaminomethyluridine(34)-2'-O)-methyltransferase TrmL yields the protein MAIHVVLYQPQIPANTGNIARTCAGTDTSLHLIRPLGFSTDDKQLKRAGLDYWENVKIHYYDSLEEFFEKNAGGEFYYLTKFGEQPHSSFDYSDQDSEIFFIFGRETTGLPKDLIQENMDRCLRIPMTDKVRSLNLSNTAAILVYEALRQQNYRELDLKTKD from the coding sequence GTGGCCATACATGTAGTTTTATATCAACCACAGATTCCAGCAAATACAGGCAATATCGCAAGAACATGTGCAGGGACTGATACGTCCTTGCACCTCATTCGTCCGCTCGGTTTTTCGACCGATGACAAGCAGCTCAAAAGGGCAGGACTGGATTATTGGGAGAATGTGAAGATCCATTATTATGATTCATTAGAAGAGTTTTTCGAAAAGAATGCCGGCGGTGAATTTTATTACTTGACGAAATTCGGGGAACAGCCGCACTCAAGCTTTGATTACAGTGATCAGGACAGTGAAATTTTCTTCATTTTTGGCCGTGAAACGACAGGGCTTCCAAAAGACCTGATCCAGGAGAATATGGATCGTTGCCTGCGGATTCCAATGACCGATAAAGTACGGTCCCTGAATTTATCGAATACAGCGGCGATCTTGGTATATGAAGCATTGAGGCAGCAGAACTACCGTGAATTGGATCTGAAAACAAAAGACTGA
- a CDS encoding DUF3533 domain-containing protein, translating into MVKNKMVFLAPIIALAVVLIFSLTLIPSVNPTPKNLPIAFVNEDQGVTLPDQTKVNMGEKMADMIKTSAEPKSDEEPVVDWVTVKNYKEVKQGLDKREYYAALVIPKDFSQKQASLQTPKPSSPEIQILVNQGMNTMASTLAGQMLNGIVDNMNTNIRSQILTGFEKQEGTLTTKQAAALATPITKNVTNVNETGTHSANGNAPVSLFQPLWMACIAGAAFLTIMLNKLPFANRREKLANQLVQVLIGAVLAILVGFGLTWMADAVGMHIPHFTSIAWFLSIAYFSFFLMISAALSWLGMKGLPLFVIILFFGAPLLSMAPELMSSFYTNWIYSWLPMRFMVDGLRELFFFDKGLSWNHPTAVLVGIGIGGLTVLWASALKPGPKKEGESQTNM; encoded by the coding sequence ATGGTAAAAAATAAAATGGTGTTTTTAGCACCCATAATTGCATTGGCAGTTGTTCTTATATTTAGCCTGACGTTGATTCCGTCGGTGAATCCAACACCAAAAAACCTGCCCATTGCTTTTGTTAATGAAGATCAAGGAGTGACACTTCCCGATCAAACAAAGGTAAATATGGGTGAGAAAATGGCTGACATGATTAAAACTTCAGCTGAACCTAAATCAGATGAAGAACCCGTTGTGGATTGGGTTACCGTAAAAAACTATAAAGAAGTTAAGCAAGGTTTAGACAAGCGGGAATATTACGCGGCATTGGTCATTCCAAAAGACTTCAGTCAAAAGCAGGCATCTCTTCAGACTCCAAAGCCTTCATCACCTGAAATTCAAATTTTGGTGAACCAAGGAATGAACACGATGGCATCCACTCTTGCGGGACAAATGCTAAATGGAATCGTGGACAATATGAATACCAATATCCGCAGCCAGATTCTAACCGGATTCGAAAAACAAGAAGGTACACTAACGACAAAGCAAGCTGCTGCGTTAGCAACACCGATTACAAAGAATGTAACCAATGTAAATGAAACAGGAACACATAGCGCCAATGGGAATGCGCCCGTGTCGCTATTCCAGCCGCTTTGGATGGCGTGCATAGCTGGTGCCGCTTTCCTTACTATCATGCTGAATAAACTTCCGTTTGCAAACCGGAGAGAAAAATTGGCGAATCAATTGGTACAGGTGCTCATAGGTGCTGTGCTCGCCATTTTGGTAGGCTTTGGTTTGACGTGGATGGCTGATGCAGTGGGGATGCATATTCCCCATTTCACTAGCATTGCTTGGTTCCTATCCATTGCTTATTTCAGCTTCTTCTTAATGATTTCGGCTGCCCTTTCTTGGCTGGGGATGAAGGGATTGCCGTTATTCGTCATTATCCTCTTCTTTGGAGCCCCGCTACTGTCGATGGCCCCAGAGCTGATGTCTTCTTTTTATACTAACTGGATCTATTCCTGGCTGCCGATGCGCTTCATGGTTGATGGATTGCGTGAGTTATTTTTCTTTGACAAGGGGCTAAGCTGGAATCATCCTACTGCTGTTTTAGTAGGCATTGGCATAGGCGGACTTACGGTTTTATGGGCTTCTGCCCTAAAACCGGGACCTAAAAAAGAAGGAGAATCTCAAACAAACATGTAA
- a CDS encoding NADP-dependent oxidoreductase, with translation MTQSKQQKITLANRPKGMPTKEDFKFVESDVPTPKGQEILVRTLYLSVDPYMRGRMQDTKSYIAPFELNKPITGGVVAEVVESKSDSFKKGDVVVGNIDWAEYTIVTEKEIRVIDPKVAPVTTYLGILGMTGLTAYFGLLDIGNPKEGETVVVSGAAGAVGSAVGQIAKIKGAKVVGIAGSDEKLEYLTNELGFDGAVNYKKDSFVDDLKRAVPDGVDVYFDNVGGEVTDAVFTLLNTNARIPLCGAISSYNAEGKDVGPRLQSAMIKTSATMKGFTVGNYASRFKEGATELGKWVQEGKLKYEETIIEGFENTPDAFLGLFKGTNLGKQLVKVAEPMFAKL, from the coding sequence ATGACACAATCCAAACAACAAAAAATCACCCTGGCAAATCGTCCAAAAGGTATGCCCACGAAAGAAGATTTTAAATTTGTGGAGAGTGATGTTCCCACACCAAAAGGCCAAGAGATTTTAGTACGGACGCTTTATTTATCGGTAGATCCCTATATGAGAGGAAGAATGCAAGATACCAAATCATATATTGCACCATTTGAATTGAATAAGCCCATTACTGGCGGCGTCGTGGCCGAAGTGGTGGAGTCTAAATCGGACTCCTTCAAAAAGGGAGATGTGGTTGTTGGCAATATCGACTGGGCGGAATATACAATCGTCACGGAAAAGGAAATCCGCGTAATCGATCCAAAAGTTGCTCCAGTCACAACCTATTTGGGGATTCTTGGAATGACAGGGTTGACAGCTTACTTCGGTTTGCTTGATATCGGTAATCCAAAAGAAGGTGAAACGGTCGTGGTTTCCGGAGCGGCAGGTGCCGTTGGTTCGGCTGTTGGACAAATAGCCAAGATTAAAGGCGCGAAGGTCGTCGGCATCGCCGGATCGGATGAAAAACTAGAGTACTTGACGAATGAGCTAGGCTTCGATGGAGCCGTTAATTATAAAAAAGATAGTTTTGTGGATGATTTAAAACGAGCTGTTCCTGATGGAGTCGATGTGTATTTCGATAATGTGGGCGGAGAAGTCACAGATGCCGTGTTCACTCTATTGAATACAAATGCCAGAATCCCGCTATGCGGGGCGATTTCTTCATATAATGCAGAAGGGAAAGATGTAGGGCCTCGTCTGCAATCGGCCATGATCAAAACAAGTGCCACCATGAAAGGGTTCACCGTCGGAAATTATGCTTCCCGCTTCAAAGAAGGTGCGACGGAATTAGGGAAATGGGTTCAAGAAGGAAAACTGAAGTATGAGGAAACGATTATTGAAGGATTTGAAAATACGCCTGATGCATTTTTAGGCTTATTTAAAGGAACGAACCTCGGTAAGCAGCTTGTAAAAGTCGCGGAGCCCATGTTCGCTAAGCTATAA
- a CDS encoding alpha/beta fold hydrolase, with translation MKKIIKYGLISLIAVLLIAFGGFYIWSEQTYKPTKQLHALVNEKEWKVQDGFVVIEPKKSNGTGIVLYPGAKVEPEAYAYYSKQLAAKGYTVLIADVAFHFALLDVNKAADAKKLFPQMKQWYIGGHSLGGVAAASYAYKHQDEVEGIIFLGSYPSKSSDFTDIDMPILSLYAEYDGLSTVEKIKENEHLLSKETTMHKIKGGNHAQFGMYGKQKGDKEAKISAIEQQREMATATKQWLDELEKN, from the coding sequence ATGAAGAAAATAATAAAATATGGTCTTATAAGTCTGATTGCTGTCTTATTGATTGCTTTTGGGGGGTTCTATATTTGGTCTGAACAAACATATAAACCAACCAAGCAGTTGCATGCTTTAGTCAACGAGAAGGAATGGAAGGTTCAAGACGGGTTTGTCGTGATTGAACCTAAGAAGAGCAATGGGACTGGGATTGTCCTATATCCAGGAGCTAAAGTAGAGCCTGAAGCCTATGCCTATTATTCGAAACAATTGGCAGCAAAAGGGTACACGGTTCTGATTGCGGACGTTGCCTTCCATTTTGCCCTATTGGACGTGAATAAGGCAGCGGATGCCAAAAAGTTATTCCCGCAAATGAAACAATGGTATATCGGGGGACATTCTCTAGGAGGAGTGGCAGCCGCTTCCTACGCTTATAAGCATCAGGATGAGGTGGAAGGGATTATCTTCCTCGGATCCTATCCTAGTAAGTCAAGTGACTTTACCGACATCGACATGCCGATCCTTTCCTTGTACGCTGAATACGACGGGCTGTCAACGGTCGAAAAAATTAAAGAAAATGAACACTTGCTTTCAAAAGAAACGACCATGCATAAAATAAAGGGGGGGAACCACGCCCAGTTTGGAATGTACGGAAAACAAAAAGGAGATAAGGAAGCAAAGATTTCCGCTATTGAACAGCAAAGGGAAATGGCCACGGCGACAAAGCAATGGCTGGATGAGCTTGAAAAGAATTAG
- a CDS encoding spore germination protein, whose translation MKSVENLSDSLKINIASIQKSFHSNKELIVRTISPPLLEVRKEICMVYLDTIVDKAAIQEHILRPLLHMNVISAAHPLNDITNTIEISNIHVINTKTELISHLTNGKTIVLIDGIDRCISADTEDWKDRAFTFPQSQRVLKGPQIGFTELAKNNISLIKRGLKNEDLVIEEQTIGEETNTSISLMYLADKVDQEILETLRKRVQSIELSSILDSSYIEESISGDQITSFPLVFTTERPDVTSGHLLEGKIAIICDGSPNVLIVPALFIQFLQSPEDYYEKSLFEMTRLIRIFSFIVSIYLIPLYIALTLFHQELIPSELLINLAAQRQIVPLPVVLEVIVFMLLFQVVLESSIRLPTGITLAFSIIGTLILGQSAADAGLVQLASLVVVSATYVLNFAVPIHPFANSVKMIRFIFVFLASIFGIYGIMLGTFVLVNHLCSLNSFGVPYLSPIAPVKTVDLKDTFVRLPLKKIINTTKKYSKDDLIKNHKK comes from the coding sequence ATGAAGAGCGTAGAGAATTTATCGGATTCCCTAAAAATTAATATAGCTTCCATACAGAAATCCTTCCATTCGAATAAGGAATTGATCGTTCGAACGATTTCCCCACCTCTACTAGAAGTGAGGAAGGAAATTTGTATGGTTTATTTAGATACCATCGTGGATAAGGCTGCCATACAGGAGCATATTTTGCGCCCATTGTTGCATATGAACGTAATTTCTGCTGCTCATCCACTCAATGACATTACCAATACCATCGAAATATCCAATATCCATGTGATTAATACGAAGACTGAACTCATCAGTCACCTGACGAACGGAAAGACGATTGTCCTGATTGACGGGATCGATCGATGCATATCCGCTGATACAGAAGACTGGAAGGACAGGGCATTTACTTTTCCACAGTCCCAGCGGGTCTTGAAAGGGCCACAAATCGGGTTTACGGAACTTGCTAAAAATAATATCTCCTTAATAAAAAGAGGACTGAAAAATGAAGACCTCGTGATAGAGGAACAAACAATTGGAGAGGAAACGAATACAAGCATCTCCCTTATGTATCTTGCGGATAAGGTCGATCAGGAAATATTGGAAACGCTCAGGAAAAGGGTACAATCGATCGAGCTTTCATCCATCTTGGATTCTTCCTATATAGAAGAAAGCATCAGCGGCGATCAGATAACATCTTTTCCCTTGGTATTCACCACGGAGCGTCCGGATGTTACCTCTGGTCATTTATTGGAGGGGAAGATTGCGATAATTTGTGACGGATCTCCAAACGTCCTCATCGTTCCTGCTCTATTTATTCAATTCTTGCAATCACCTGAAGACTATTATGAAAAATCATTGTTCGAAATGACCCGATTGATAAGGATCTTTTCTTTCATCGTATCCATTTATTTAATCCCGTTATACATTGCCCTTACCTTGTTCCACCAGGAGCTGATCCCAAGTGAACTATTAATCAATTTGGCGGCCCAGCGCCAAATCGTTCCTTTGCCTGTCGTGCTGGAAGTGATTGTGTTCATGTTATTATTTCAAGTGGTTTTAGAGAGTTCGATACGCTTGCCCACGGGAATCACGTTGGCCTTTTCCATCATCGGAACATTGATATTAGGGCAATCTGCCGCTGATGCAGGATTGGTCCAGCTTGCTTCATTGGTCGTCGTTTCAGCTACATATGTATTGAATTTCGCTGTACCGATCCACCCCTTTGCCAATAGCGTTAAAATGATCCGGTTTATTTTCGTGTTTTTAGCAAGTATATTCGGCATATATGGAATCATGCTCGGCACATTTGTCCTGGTAAATCATTTATGCAGTTTAAACAGTTTTGGGGTGCCTTACTTATCCCCCATCGCTCCAGTGAAAACTGTCGATTTAAAAGACACATTTGTCCGGCTTCCATTAAAAAAAATCATCAACACGACAAAAAAATACAGCAAAGATGACCTGATCAAAAATCATAAAAAATGA
- a CDS encoding TIGR03943 family protein, translating into MGRLFILLGLTFLFMHLHASGNISKYINMEYSYVSQIAIYILALFTIMGAYLFFKEEDQDHCDDCQCGHDHNQDNKKWKKAVTYTLFSLPIFTGLFLPVATMDSNIVEKKGFHFPVYDDSDEYSQHQFLQPDTSLYYGKDDYLTLMDQSLKSLGKHDSLRLTDQNYLTDLEAIYYSPGKFTGKKITLTGFSYHSDDLAKNQVFLFRFGVIHCVADSGVFGMLIEFPEGMDPKNDEWYSVTGEVETMYYQPFKKTIPVLKVSSHSKVAEPDDPYVYRQY; encoded by the coding sequence ATGGGAAGATTATTCATATTACTTGGACTGACTTTTTTATTCATGCACTTACACGCCTCAGGGAATATATCGAAATACATTAATATGGAGTATTCTTATGTTTCACAGATCGCGATCTATATACTGGCCCTTTTCACGATAATGGGGGCCTACTTATTTTTCAAAGAAGAGGATCAGGATCATTGTGATGATTGCCAGTGCGGCCATGATCACAACCAGGATAACAAGAAATGGAAAAAGGCCGTGACATATACCCTCTTTTCACTTCCCATCTTCACTGGACTCTTTTTGCCCGTTGCCACAATGGATTCCAATATCGTGGAAAAAAAGGGGTTCCACTTCCCTGTGTATGATGACTCGGATGAATATAGCCAGCATCAATTCCTGCAGCCAGACACCAGCCTTTATTACGGCAAGGATGACTATTTAACCTTAATGGATCAATCGCTCAAAAGCTTAGGCAAGCATGATAGCCTTCGGCTGACCGATCAAAACTACCTTACCGACTTGGAAGCGATCTATTACTCTCCGGGCAAGTTCACCGGTAAGAAAATTACGTTGACAGGATTTTCGTATCATTCAGATGATCTAGCCAAGAACCAGGTATTCCTGTTTCGCTTTGGGGTCATTCATTGTGTCGCTGACTCTGGGGTATTCGGCATGCTGATCGAATTTCCTGAAGGGATGGATCCTAAAAATGATGAGTGGTATTCTGTGACAGGTGAGGTGGAGACCATGTATTATCAACCTTTCAAGAAGACCATCCCCGTTCTTAAAGTATCATCACACAGCAAAGTGGCTGAACCCGATGACCCCTATGTATACAGACAATATTAA
- a CDS encoding amidase domain-containing protein: protein MNLRKQLQRLLQERIEFYTSDNQERSERKYHLKKELMRSREAEIVRVNAAGKVHSKKKEDSDTVLTYQVHLQYLLKQEDSFYIEEEMEEREARFRNGYLVDERELVPIFETEGGQPKWDAGAERLAYKYERMRAVQYAERWWNEFNPDYYKFTDDCTNFISQCLHAGGIPMWGAPNKNKGWWIRGKSWSYTWTTANALYHLLKAGNVIRTKQVESARELNLGDILCIDFEGDGRFDHNLIVTAKDQDGMPLVNAHTMNSRHRYWTYEDSTRYTPNIVYKFFVILDGG from the coding sequence ATGAACTTGAGGAAACAATTGCAACGGCTTCTACAGGAAAGGATCGAGTTTTATACTTCCGATAATCAGGAACGCAGTGAACGGAAATACCATTTGAAAAAGGAATTGATGAGGAGCCGTGAGGCGGAAATTGTCAGGGTGAACGCTGCAGGCAAAGTTCATTCGAAGAAAAAGGAAGACAGTGATACAGTCCTGACTTATCAAGTGCATCTGCAATATTTATTGAAACAGGAGGATTCATTTTATATCGAAGAAGAAATGGAAGAAAGGGAAGCCAGGTTTCGAAATGGGTATCTGGTCGATGAACGTGAATTGGTCCCGATTTTCGAAACGGAAGGGGGACAGCCAAAATGGGATGCGGGAGCCGAGCGTCTTGCCTATAAGTATGAGCGGATGAGGGCAGTTCAATATGCCGAGCGTTGGTGGAATGAATTCAATCCCGATTATTACAAATTCACCGATGACTGTACGAATTTCATTTCACAATGCTTACATGCGGGGGGTATTCCGATGTGGGGGGCCCCAAACAAAAATAAGGGGTGGTGGATCAGGGGGAAAAGCTGGAGTTACACATGGACGACGGCAAATGCTTTATATCATCTGCTAAAAGCGGGAAATGTCATCAGGACGAAGCAAGTGGAGTCGGCACGGGAATTGAATTTAGGTGATATCCTTTGTATTGATTTCGAAGGGGACGGACGGTTCGACCATAACCTGATCGTGACGGCGAAGGATCAGGATGGGATGCCGCTCGTTAACGCCCATACGATGAACAGCCGTCATCGGTATTGGACGTATGAGGACTCGACCAGATATACACCGAACATCGTTTATAAATTTTTTGTGATTTTGGATGGAGGCTGA
- the queG gene encoding tRNA epoxyqueuosine(34) reductase QueG, which yields MDMNTFKQEVILYSKEIGIDKIGFASATTFTELKSRLIRQQELGYQSGFEEPDIEKRVRPELIFDKPQSIISIALAYPSKLKNAPQSKKGERRGIFCRASWGTDYHAVLRKKLQLLEDFITDKAPGAVSKSMVDTGELSDRAVAERAGVGWSAKNSMIITPEFGSYVYLGDLITNLPFEPDQPMEDQCGTCNKCVDVCPTGALVQGGQLNAKRCIAFLTQTKGFLPDEFRTKIGNRLYGCDTCQTVCPKNKGIDFHLHEEMEPDPELAKPLLKPLLTISNRDFKETYGHVSGSWRGKKPIQRNAILALAHFKDVTALPLLIKVLKEDPRPVIRGTAAWAVGKIGREEAVSVLEEARMKEMDAEVLDEIEKGLQFTLETQ from the coding sequence ATGGATATGAATACTTTCAAGCAAGAAGTGATTTTATATAGTAAAGAGATCGGTATCGATAAAATCGGTTTTGCATCGGCTACCACCTTTACCGAGTTGAAAAGTCGGCTCATTCGTCAACAAGAGTTGGGGTATCAATCCGGGTTTGAGGAACCGGATATCGAAAAAAGAGTCAGGCCGGAATTGATATTCGATAAACCGCAATCCATCATTTCGATTGCACTGGCCTATCCTTCGAAATTGAAGAATGCTCCTCAAAGTAAAAAAGGTGAACGGCGGGGGATTTTCTGCCGGGCTTCCTGGGGAACGGATTATCATGCCGTGCTGAGAAAAAAATTACAGTTACTGGAGGATTTCATTACTGATAAAGCGCCCGGAGCAGTCTCGAAATCGATGGTTGATACGGGTGAATTATCCGATCGGGCGGTGGCGGAGCGCGCCGGGGTTGGCTGGAGTGCGAAAAATAGCATGATCATTACACCGGAATTCGGGTCTTATGTATATTTGGGGGACTTGATTACCAATCTGCCCTTTGAGCCTGATCAGCCGATGGAAGATCAATGCGGGACATGCAATAAATGTGTTGATGTTTGTCCGACAGGTGCGCTCGTTCAGGGAGGGCAACTGAATGCCAAGCGCTGCATTGCCTTTTTAACCCAGACAAAAGGGTTCCTTCCGGACGAATTCAGGACGAAAATAGGCAATCGTTTGTATGGATGCGACACATGCCAGACTGTCTGTCCAAAGAATAAAGGAATCGATTTTCATTTACATGAAGAAATGGAACCTGACCCGGAATTGGCCAAGCCGCTGTTGAAACCGCTGCTGACGATTTCTAATCGGGATTTCAAAGAGACGTATGGACATGTATCCGGTTCTTGGCGCGGTAAAAAACCCATTCAACGAAATGCGATATTAGCTTTGGCACACTTCAAGGATGTAACGGCTTTGCCCTTATTGATCAAGGTCCTGAAGGAAGATCCGCGTCCGGTCATACGGGGAACGGCAGCTTGGGCAGTGGGGAAAATTGGCCGCGAAGAGGCTGTTTCCGTACTGGAAGAGGCGAGAATGAAGGAAATGGATGCAGAGGTTCTGGACGAAATCGAGAAGGGACTGCAGTTTACTTTGGAAACGCAATGA